In Pseudomonadota bacterium, a single genomic region encodes these proteins:
- the lspA gene encoding signal peptidase II, protein MRKYLVFLVVPAIFLIDRLTKILIVQDVDYLGSITITPFFSIVHARNYGGAFSLLSQHPFAKYIFTLLPLAIIGVLIYVVLAYHFEFSKKFSLVCILSGAIGNIYDRLAQGYVVDFLDFYYNRYHWPAFNVADISISFGICLWLYVELTDSLRKARRTRKA, encoded by the coding sequence ATGCGAAAGTATCTTGTCTTCCTTGTAGTCCCGGCAATCTTTCTCATTGACAGGCTCACGAAGATACTCATTGTTCAAGATGTCGATTATCTCGGGAGTATCACCATTACCCCATTTTTTTCAATAGTCCATGCAAGAAATTATGGCGGGGCTTTCAGCCTGTTATCACAGCACCCCTTTGCAAAATATATCTTTACGCTCCTCCCTCTCGCTATTATCGGGGTTCTGATTTACGTTGTCCTTGCCTATCATTTTGAATTCTCGAAAAAGTTCTCATTAGTCTGCATACTCTCGGGCGCTATTGGCAATATATATGACAGATTAGCGCAAGGGTATGTGGTAGATTTTTTAGATTTCTATTATAACAGGTACCACTGGCCGGCATTCAATGTGGCGGATATTTCCATCTCATTCGGGATATGCCTGTGGTTGTACGTGGAGCTGACAGATTCGTTGAGAAAGGCCCGAAGGACGAGGAAGGCATGA
- a CDS encoding response regulator: MPRILIVDDEPHIRLLLEQTMEELEDEGVELLTASNGIDALSIIKEKKPELIFIDVMMPGMSGFEVCNKVKNELGMKELYMIMLTAKGQEVDREQGIKSGADIYMTKPFNPDDVLKKAREVLGLV; encoded by the coding sequence ATGCCAAGAATATTGATAGTTGACGATGAGCCCCACATAAGGCTCCTCCTCGAACAAACCATGGAAGAGCTTGAAGACGAGGGCGTGGAGTTACTGACCGCCAGCAATGGAATTGATGCCCTTAGCATCATTAAGGAAAAAAAACCTGAACTGATTTTCATCGATGTGATGATGCCGGGTATGAGCGGTTTCGAGGTGTGTAACAAGGTTAAAAATGAATTGGGTATGAAGGAATTGTACATGATCATGCTCACGGCAAAAGGACAGGAAGTAGACAGGGAGCAGGGGATTAAGTCAGGTGCAGACATCTATATGACGAAGCCATTCAATCCCGACGATGTATTAAAAAAAGCACGAGAAGTGTTGGGATTAGTATAA
- a CDS encoding epoxyqueuosine reductase, whose product MKDTIIKEIREFTVLSGHNRLKTGDAGYFDEPLVGFASGFDPLFQEYKNIIGEFHFTPKEVFEDEFGDGSLTRSTLTVISWILPISDTVIKSNRRQKLFPSREWAHTRYYGEFFNNELKRHVTDFLKEMGYRSVAPSLSRKWERLYDHRVGHASRWSERHAAYAAGLGTFSLSDGLITVRGIAAHRVGSIITELELEPVVRPYKGVYDYCLKKNAGTCGVCIKRCPAGAITENGHNKDLCFQYSREKISPAVNEKYEVSIAGCGLCQTKVPCERTIP is encoded by the coding sequence ATGAAAGATACCATCATAAAAGAAATCAGAGAATTTACCGTTTTATCAGGGCATAATCGCTTAAAAACCGGTGATGCCGGATATTTTGATGAGCCGCTCGTGGGTTTTGCCAGTGGGTTTGACCCTCTTTTTCAGGAATACAAGAACATTATCGGGGAATTTCATTTTACTCCGAAAGAAGTTTTTGAAGATGAATTCGGGGACGGAAGCTTAACGAGAAGCACACTAACGGTGATCAGTTGGATTCTGCCGATAAGTGACACCGTTATTAAAAGCAACAGAAGGCAAAAACTTTTTCCTTCCAGGGAATGGGCACATACACGGTACTATGGAGAGTTTTTCAACAACGAATTAAAAAGACATGTGACGGATTTTTTGAAGGAGATGGGATACAGGAGTGTTGCGCCGTCATTAAGCAGAAAGTGGGAGCGTCTTTATGACCACAGGGTTGGACATGCATCAAGATGGTCCGAGAGGCATGCTGCATATGCCGCTGGATTGGGTACTTTCAGCCTCAGTGATGGCCTTATAACCGTTAGAGGGATTGCCGCCCACCGTGTCGGAAGTATTATTACAGAACTCGAGCTTGAGCCTGTTGTAAGACCTTACAAGGGTGTTTACGACTATTGTTTGAAAAAGAATGCAGGTACATGCGGTGTATGTATAAAACGTTGTCCGGCAGGTGCAATTACCGAAAACGGCCATAATAAAGATTTATGTTTTCAATACAGCCGTGAAAAAATCAGTCCGGCAGTCAATGAGAAATATGAAGTCTCCATAGCAGGGTGCGGCCTCTGCCAGACGAAGGTCCCATGCGAACGGACTATACCGTAA
- the ilvD gene encoding dihydroxy-acid dehydratase, with protein sequence MRSDRMKKGIEKAPHRSLLNALGYLREELEQHIVGVVNSANDLIPGHMHLDKICQAVKDGVRMAGGTPMEFSTIGICDGIAMGHEGMKYSLGSRELICDSVEVMAKAYPFDGLVLIPNCDKIIPGMMMAAMRLNIPCIMISGGPMLAGRHKGKIVDLITVFEGVGKVAGGHMTEEELYELEECACPGAGSCSGMFTANSMNCLSEALGIALPGNGTIPAVHSNRIRLAKRAGIKILELIKKDIKPRDVMTRDAFKNAITVDMAFGGSSNTALHLPAIAHEGDITLELSLFDEISEKVPHLCNMSPAGSHHLEDLDDAGGVFAIMKELSKKNLIHKECLTVEGRKVGDILKLATVNDTTVIRPLDSPYHDKGGLAVLSGSLAPDGSIVKRIGVSESIWHFEGKARVFDSEEEAGAAIMEGKIWAGDAVIIRYEGPKGGPGMREMLTPTSILAGRGLDTVCALITDGRFSGGTRGLCVGHVSPEAAEGGPIAFVKDGDKIEIDLNKKTIDINVPEKEMEKRKAAWKKPEPKIKEGYMARYARLVTSAATGAVFKTDED encoded by the coding sequence ATGAGATCGGATAGAATGAAAAAGGGGATTGAGAAAGCGCCCCACAGGAGTCTTCTGAACGCTTTGGGTTACCTCAGGGAGGAGCTTGAACAGCACATAGTCGGTGTTGTCAATTCTGCAAATGATTTAATCCCCGGACATATGCACCTTGATAAGATTTGTCAGGCCGTTAAAGACGGCGTAAGGATGGCTGGCGGAACGCCTATGGAATTTTCGACCATAGGGATCTGTGATGGTATCGCTATGGGCCATGAGGGCATGAAATACTCCCTGGGTTCAAGAGAATTGATATGCGACTCAGTGGAGGTTATGGCAAAGGCATACCCATTTGATGGTCTTGTTTTGATTCCCAATTGCGACAAGATAATTCCGGGGATGATGATGGCCGCAATGAGACTGAATATCCCCTGCATCATGATAAGCGGAGGGCCTATGCTTGCCGGACGGCATAAAGGGAAAATCGTGGATCTCATAACCGTATTTGAAGGGGTCGGAAAAGTGGCAGGAGGCCACATGACTGAGGAGGAACTCTATGAGCTGGAAGAGTGCGCATGCCCCGGAGCGGGATCATGCAGTGGCATGTTTACCGCAAACTCCATGAACTGTCTCTCAGAGGCACTGGGTATTGCACTTCCCGGCAACGGCACCATACCTGCGGTCCATTCAAACAGGATAAGGCTTGCCAAAAGAGCGGGCATTAAAATTCTTGAGCTTATAAAGAAAGACATTAAACCACGGGATGTGATGACAAGGGATGCCTTTAAGAATGCCATAACAGTGGATATGGCATTCGGCGGTTCTTCAAATACTGCACTCCATCTTCCTGCTATAGCACACGAGGGAGACATTACATTAGAACTTTCCCTTTTTGACGAAATTTCTGAAAAGGTGCCTCACTTATGTAACATGAGCCCTGCAGGCTCTCACCACCTTGAAGATTTGGATGATGCAGGCGGGGTATTTGCTATCATGAAAGAACTTTCCAAAAAGAACCTTATTCATAAAGAATGTCTAACGGTTGAGGGAAGAAAGGTAGGAGACATTCTGAAACTTGCGACAGTGAATGATACAACCGTAATAAGACCACTCGATAGTCCCTACCATGATAAGGGCGGTCTCGCTGTGCTGAGCGGCAGCCTTGCACCGGATGGCTCTATAGTAAAGAGGATCGGAGTATCAGAAAGTATATGGCATTTCGAAGGCAAGGCACGTGTGTTTGACAGTGAGGAAGAGGCAGGGGCGGCAATCATGGAAGGAAAAATATGGGCCGGAGATGCGGTGATCATACGGTACGAGGGACCAAAGGGTGGACCGGGCATGAGGGAAATGCTTACGCCTACAAGCATTCTTGCAGGAAGAGGGCTTGATACCGTCTGTGCTCTAATCACGGATGGGAGGTTTTCGGGTGGTACAAGAGGTCTCTGTGTAGGCCATGTATCCCCTGAGGCGGCTGAAGGCGGACCCATTGCATTTGTAAAAGATGGAGACAAAATAGAAATCGATCTTAATAAAAAGACAATCGATATCAATGTTCCAGAGAAAGAGATGGAAAAACGCAAGGCAGCATGGAAGAAACCTGAGCCCAAAATTAAGGAAGGATACATGGCACGGTACGCAAGGCTGGTAACAAGCGCAGCCACAGGGGCAGTTTTTAAAACGGATGAAGATTGA
- the ileS gene encoding isoleucine--tRNA ligase, translating into MDYKDTLNLPKTPFPMRGNLPVKEKEMLKFWEENKVYQKLVWKSKDSPSFILHDGPPYANGNIHLGTALNKILKDIIIKSKFMSGYRSDYVPGWDCHGLPIEHQIEKQTKEKKLSLSKLEIRHKCRAYAEGFIDIQRNEFKRLGVLGDWEHPYITMDYDYQSTIIEELQKFFERGEVYRKKKPVHWCMSCMTALAEAEIEYETKKSNSIYVKFPYIGERKETFPNYPEKPVFMLIWTTTPWTLPANLAIAINPDFTYISVETEDAVLIVLKDLLEDITARAGIKDCKVIEEIEPERLKGLKFRHPFVERDSVIVFADYVANDTGTGSVHIAPGHGEEDYETGLEYGLDVYSPVNGKGEFIDEVEFFRGMNVFDSNPHVIKKLEELGRLLHKEEIEHSYPHCWRCKKPVIFRATEQWFISLDRNGLRQNGLAEIDRVEWVPSWGRDRIYNMLLMRPDWCISRQRTWGIPITIFYCEQCGEPFWSKETFQNVIKAVREYGADVWFEKESSFFLPGDAKCGHCGNGTFIKEEDITDVWFDSGVSWAAVCKKRGELKYPADMYLEGSDQHRGWFHSSLLTSVGNERHAPYKTVLTHGFVVDGTGRKMSKSLGNVIAPEEIIEKYGAEILRLWVTYEDYRDDIKISKDIINRLIETYRRIRNTLRFLHANINDDFNPETDAVPYEKLSSLDKWMLSRLNRLIDRVSNAYNDYSFHTIYHSLHNFCAVDLSALYLDIVKDRIYVENKNAVKRRASQTVILETLISFVKLLAPVLSSTAEEMWSYLRGYVKEESVFLATFPSVRKEYINTEIEEEWAKIWDMRELINKKIEEKRVEKVIGHSLDAKVVITLPENEYLLLKKVGEELKDIIIVSQVELQQGDEVDIAVRKAEGEKCERCWQYTTEMTISEKFPRVCKRCESILSSL; encoded by the coding sequence TGAGGGGAAACCTGCCTGTTAAGGAAAAGGAGATGCTGAAATTCTGGGAAGAAAATAAGGTTTATCAGAAGCTTGTCTGGAAGAGCAAGGACAGCCCTTCTTTTATTCTCCATGACGGTCCTCCCTATGCGAACGGGAACATCCATCTCGGCACAGCGCTGAACAAGATTCTCAAAGACATTATTATCAAGTCAAAATTCATGTCCGGCTACAGGTCAGACTATGTGCCCGGCTGGGACTGTCATGGATTGCCCATAGAACATCAGATAGAAAAGCAGACCAAAGAAAAGAAGCTTTCTTTGTCAAAACTGGAGATACGGCATAAATGCAGGGCTTACGCAGAAGGTTTCATCGATATACAGAGAAATGAGTTTAAAAGGCTCGGGGTTTTAGGAGATTGGGAACATCCTTATATAACAATGGATTACGATTACCAGTCGACCATTATCGAGGAGTTGCAAAAGTTCTTCGAGAGGGGCGAGGTGTATAGAAAGAAAAAACCCGTTCACTGGTGTATGAGCTGCATGACGGCCCTTGCAGAGGCTGAAATAGAATATGAAACAAAGAAGTCCAACTCTATTTATGTAAAATTCCCTTATATTGGCGAGAGAAAAGAGACGTTTCCAAATTATCCGGAAAAACCGGTTTTTATGCTTATATGGACGACAACGCCCTGGACGCTGCCTGCAAACCTGGCCATAGCAATAAATCCTGATTTTACATACATCTCCGTTGAAACAGAAGATGCCGTGTTGATCGTGCTGAAAGACCTGCTCGAAGACATCACCGCACGGGCAGGCATAAAAGATTGTAAGGTAATAGAAGAGATTGAGCCTGAAAGGCTGAAGGGGCTCAAGTTCAGACATCCCTTTGTGGAGAGGGATTCTGTAATCGTATTTGCTGATTATGTGGCGAATGATACAGGAACAGGGTCTGTCCACATTGCGCCGGGGCATGGCGAGGAAGACTACGAGACTGGGCTTGAATATGGGCTTGATGTCTATTCGCCGGTGAATGGCAAGGGCGAATTCATTGATGAAGTTGAATTTTTTAGGGGGATGAATGTATTCGACAGCAATCCTCATGTCATAAAGAAGCTGGAAGAACTTGGCCGGCTCCTGCACAAGGAGGAGATCGAGCATTCCTACCCTCATTGCTGGCGGTGCAAAAAGCCGGTAATTTTCAGGGCAACGGAGCAGTGGTTTATATCCCTTGACAGGAACGGATTAAGGCAGAACGGACTTGCTGAGATAGACAGGGTGGAATGGGTACCCTCATGGGGAAGGGACCGCATATACAACATGCTTCTTATGAGGCCGGACTGGTGCATTTCACGCCAGAGAACGTGGGGCATTCCTATTACAATTTTTTACTGCGAACAGTGCGGGGAGCCATTCTGGAGCAAAGAAACATTCCAGAACGTAATCAAGGCAGTCAGGGAATACGGCGCCGACGTGTGGTTCGAGAAGGAATCGTCCTTTTTTCTGCCCGGAGATGCCAAATGTGGCCATTGTGGCAATGGGACGTTTATCAAAGAAGAAGACATTACTGATGTTTGGTTTGATTCCGGTGTGAGCTGGGCTGCTGTGTGCAAGAAGAGGGGAGAGCTGAAATATCCGGCAGATATGTACCTTGAAGGGAGCGACCAGCACCGCGGATGGTTTCACAGCTCACTTTTGACATCTGTGGGCAATGAGCGCCATGCCCCCTATAAAACCGTGCTGACACACGGTTTCGTTGTGGATGGCACAGGGCGGAAGATGTCCAAATCTCTTGGGAACGTTATCGCCCCTGAGGAGATTATCGAGAAATACGGAGCAGAGATCTTGCGGCTCTGGGTTACCTATGAAGATTACAGAGATGATATAAAGATTTCCAAGGATATTATAAACCGGCTCATCGAAACATACAGGAGGATACGGAATACGTTGAGATTCCTCCATGCGAATATAAACGATGACTTTAACCCTGAAACCGATGCTGTGCCATATGAAAAGCTGTCATCCCTTGACAAATGGATGCTGTCGAGGCTGAACAGGCTTATTGACAGGGTTTCCAATGCCTACAATGATTATTCCTTCCATACAATCTATCATAGTCTGCACAATTTCTGTGCTGTAGACCTGAGTGCGCTCTATCTCGACATTGTAAAGGACAGGATATATGTGGAAAACAAAAATGCTGTAAAAAGAAGGGCATCCCAGACGGTGATTCTTGAAACGCTCATTTCATTTGTGAAACTTCTGGCGCCTGTATTGTCATCCACCGCTGAAGAAATGTGGTCATATCTAAGAGGTTATGTAAAGGAAGAGAGCGTGTTCCTCGCAACATTCCCATCAGTGCGGAAGGAATACATCAATACGGAAATCGAGGAAGAATGGGCAAAGATATGGGACATGAGGGAGCTGATCAATAAAAAGATTGAAGAGAAAAGAGTGGAAAAGGTGATAGGCCATTCCCTTGATGCCAAAGTTGTTATCACTCTGCCGGAAAATGAGTACCTTTTATTAAAAAAAGTGGGCGAAGAACTGAAAGATATTATTATTGTGTCTCAGGTCGAACTTCAACAAGGGGATGAGGTAGACATTGCCGTCCGGAAGGCAGAGGGTGAAAAATGCGAACGATGCTGGCAGTATACGACGGAAATGACTATTTCTGAAAAATTCCCCCGCGTGTGTAAGAGATGCGAAAGTATCTTGTCTTCCTTGTAG
- a CDS encoding HD domain-containing protein, with product MAQVKISRILSKGDVVSCIYAVINSLRLSLRIEDAANNVLIGSNDIHPSSSFPITCGDEVIGWVKGDEMASIVASFLNILANAEFEKKVLAQEALSKYKELAMLYDFTERIATCRSKKEVGQLVVEEARKFINGDNISIMLIDDESQTMEIIAASGSEVYPKIKLKAGEGIAGSVILSGKAQIINDVSSDPRYKAGKNKVSSLVCAPLKINDRVLGVINISSEVPYQYSSMDLKLFSALALQAAVSIENAIFYENLRETFITTIQTLAETVEKRDRYTGGHITRVMNYSTLIGHELGLSDEEMQRLVFAAILHDIGKIGIRDMILLKTGKLTDEEYAEIKKHPIYGEEILKPIKQLKNIIPGIKQHHERFDGSGYPEGLRKDDIDMIARIISVADTFDAMTTNRPYGYCKTFDETFEELEKNVGTQLDPDVVAAFLRVYEKNKTLSLEA from the coding sequence ATGGCCCAAGTGAAAATCAGCAGGATTCTTTCCAAGGGTGATGTGGTTTCGTGCATTTATGCTGTTATAAATTCGCTGAGACTTTCCTTGAGGATAGAGGATGCCGCCAATAATGTGCTCATAGGTAGTAACGATATTCACCCTTCTTCAAGTTTTCCTATAACATGCGGGGATGAGGTAATAGGATGGGTAAAAGGTGATGAGATGGCATCGATTGTAGCATCGTTCCTCAATATCCTTGCAAATGCAGAATTTGAAAAGAAGGTTTTAGCTCAGGAGGCTTTGAGCAAATACAAGGAATTAGCGATGCTCTACGATTTTACAGAGAGGATAGCTACCTGCCGGAGCAAAAAAGAGGTCGGACAATTAGTAGTTGAAGAGGCCCGTAAATTTATTAATGGAGATAACATATCGATTATGTTGATTGACGATGAATCGCAGACGATGGAGATAATCGCTGCATCAGGGAGTGAGGTATATCCCAAAATCAAACTGAAAGCAGGAGAGGGCATAGCTGGTAGCGTGATACTGAGCGGAAAGGCCCAGATAATAAATGATGTGAGTTCCGATCCGAGATATAAAGCGGGGAAAAACAAGGTTTCTTCTTTGGTGTGTGCCCCTTTGAAGATAAACGACAGGGTTCTGGGAGTCATCAATATAAGCAGCGAAGTGCCGTATCAATATTCATCGATGGATTTAAAACTATTTTCTGCTCTTGCCCTGCAAGCGGCAGTATCCATAGAAAACGCAATCTTTTATGAAAACTTAAGAGAAACTTTTATTACCACGATACAAACACTTGCTGAGACAGTTGAAAAGAGGGATCGTTATACGGGTGGCCATATAACGAGGGTTATGAACTATAGCACCCTTATCGGACATGAGCTTGGCCTTTCTGATGAAGAGATGCAGCGCCTTGTTTTTGCTGCAATACTCCATGATATCGGAAAGATAGGCATAAGAGATATGATTTTACTCAAGACCGGAAAGCTTACCGATGAAGAATATGCGGAGATTAAAAAACATCCAATTTATGGGGAAGAGATATTAAAGCCTATAAAACAGCTTAAAAACATCATCCCTGGCATAAAACAGCACCATGAGCGGTTTGACGGGAGTGGTTATCCGGAAGGGCTGAGAAAGGATGACATAGATATGATTGCACGTATCATCTCTGTTGCTGATACATTCGATGCTATGACAACAAACAGACCATATGGATATTGTAAAACCTTTGATGAAACCTTTGAAGAGCTCGAGAAGAATGTCGGGACACAGCTTGATCCCGACGTGGTTGCAGCCTTTTTGCGGGTATACGAAAAGAATAAAACGCTAAGTCTGGAGGCGTAA
- a CDS encoding FAD-binding protein yields MDAKIIDEIVQIVGKKNALTALEDRKCYSYDARTDGVAPDMVVFPSSAEEVSQILILANRHVFPVIPRGQGTGLTGGSVPVNGGVVLVFTRMNKILEIDTENLIAIVEPGAITFEIQEEVARYGLFYPPDPASYKYSSIGGNAAECAGGPNSLKYGVTRDYVLGLEVVQPTGEIINTGVKTMKGVVGYDLTRLFVGSEGTLGVITKIILKLVPLPEAKATILALFREVEEAAESVSAIIAARIVPSAIEFMDKASIKCSEQANPMGFPEGLGGLLLIEVDGDNESIQSQAKKVQKIILEKNAVQCTMTQDPKEADTLWKARRTLSQATYNLNPVKIAEDVVVPRSKIPTLIRALEEMEKRFGIPILSFGHAGDGNFHVSIMIKDTPEDREKAEEAVKEIFTETIRLGGTLSGEHGIGLSKAAYLGMELSPEVMNTMKKIKRLFDPNNILNPGKIFAV; encoded by the coding sequence ATGGATGCTAAGATTATTGATGAAATAGTACAGATTGTAGGAAAGAAAAATGCCCTTACAGCGCTGGAGGACAGAAAGTGCTATTCATACGATGCAAGGACAGATGGCGTAGCGCCGGACATGGTTGTATTCCCTTCCTCTGCAGAAGAGGTTTCGCAGATACTCATCCTGGCAAACAGGCATGTATTCCCGGTGATCCCGAGAGGGCAGGGGACAGGTCTTACCGGCGGTTCTGTTCCTGTGAACGGAGGTGTTGTACTTGTATTTACAAGGATGAACAAAATCCTCGAGATTGACACGGAAAACCTTATTGCTATAGTTGAGCCCGGTGCAATCACCTTCGAGATTCAGGAGGAAGTGGCAAGGTATGGACTTTTCTACCCCCCTGATCCGGCCTCTTACAAGTATTCAAGTATAGGGGGAAATGCTGCTGAGTGTGCGGGTGGGCCAAATTCATTGAAGTATGGTGTTACGAGGGATTATGTCCTTGGACTGGAGGTTGTCCAACCTACCGGTGAGATTATAAATACCGGTGTAAAAACCATGAAGGGTGTGGTCGGTTACGACTTAACGAGGCTTTTTGTGGGGAGTGAGGGTACTTTGGGTGTTATCACAAAGATTATTTTAAAGCTCGTCCCCCTGCCTGAAGCAAAGGCAACGATACTGGCCCTTTTCAGAGAGGTAGAAGAGGCAGCAGAGTCAGTTTCTGCTATAATTGCCGCCCGGATTGTACCATCAGCCATTGAATTCATGGATAAGGCATCTATTAAATGCAGTGAGCAGGCAAATCCCATGGGTTTTCCTGAAGGATTAGGGGGATTGTTGCTGATTGAGGTTGATGGTGACAATGAATCCATTCAATCACAGGCCAAAAAGGTACAGAAGATTATTCTTGAGAAGAATGCTGTTCAGTGTACCATGACTCAGGACCCGAAGGAAGCGGATACGCTATGGAAGGCGAGACGGACCCTTTCCCAGGCAACATATAATTTGAATCCTGTGAAGATAGCTGAGGATGTGGTGGTGCCGCGCTCCAAAATTCCGACCCTCATCCGGGCGCTTGAAGAGATGGAGAAGAGGTTTGGCATCCCGATTTTGAGCTTTGGACATGCAGGCGACGGGAATTTTCATGTGAGCATCATGATCAAAGATACCCCTGAAGACAGAGAAAAGGCGGAAGAGGCGGTAAAAGAGATTTTTACTGAAACAATAAGGCTCGGCGGTACCCTCTCAGGCGAACACGGGATAGGTCTTTCCAAGGCAGCCTATCTGGGGATGGAACTTTCGCCTGAGGTGATGAACACCATGAAAAAGATTAAAAGGCTTTTTGATCCGAATAATATCCTCAATCCTGGCAAAATATTTGCGGTGTGA